A single region of the Chiloscyllium punctatum isolate Juve2018m chromosome 15, sChiPun1.3, whole genome shotgun sequence genome encodes:
- the serpine3 gene encoding probable serpin E3 isoform X3 encodes MCSLSILNLLLYLLFTVRRACPFQDTIRHLNTEFARNLYRKLTEGEEYRNIIISPAGVSIALELLQLGAKGNTFMQLENALGYTVHDAGVRRFLQSVYGDLANSTVGPAVRVACGLFVEASVQLSSPFSDDTAAWLNGSLHRVNLGNPNETAMLINKWVTTKSQGQVKTGSNQRLKVIELTYLEHAVSMLIVIPSERENPISSVESQITAHTLSAWTNSMRRMKMEVFLPKFKVQSKFNLKTVLTTLGITDIFDPTKADFSGISEQEKLFVSEAIHEAKIEVTEDGTKAAAATAVVLLKRSRALAFKADRPFFFLLRQTTGRILFMGRVMDPLE; translated from the exons ATGTGTTCCCTCTCAATCCTCAACTTGTTACTGTACTTGCTGTTCACCGTGAGAAGGGCCTGTCCTTTTCAGGACACCATCAGGCATCTGAACACAGAGTTTGCTCGAAACCTTTACCGAAAATtgacagagggcgaggaatacCGCAACATCATCATATCCCCAGCAGGGGTCAGTATCGCACTAGAACTGCTACAGTTGGGAGCGAAAGGAAACACCTTCATGCAGTTGGAAAACGCATTGGGATACACTGTTCACG ACGCGGGGGTACGACGTTTCTTGCAGAGTGTGTACGGGGATCTGGCCAACTCCACTGTCGGCCCCGCGGTCCGAGTAGCCTGTGGCCTGTTTGTGGAGGCCAGCGTGCAGCTATCTTCACCTTTCTCGGACGACACAGCCGCCTGGCTAAACGGAAGCTTACACCGAGTGAATCTCGGCAATCCCAACGAAACGGCAATGCTGATCAACAAGTGGGTCACCACCAAGAGCCAAG GCCAAGTTAAGACTGGGAGTAATCAGAGGCTTAAAGTGATTGAACTCACCTACCTGGAACATGCAGTAAGCATGCTCATCGTCATTCCCAGTGAAAGAGAAAATCCCATCTCCTCTGTAGAGTCACAAATCACAGCTCACACactgtcagcatggacaaatagCATGAGAAGAATGAAAATGGAAGTTTTCTTACCCAA ATTTAAAGTTCAAAGTAAGTTCAACCTTAAGACGGTACTGACCACTCTGGGAATCACTGACATTTTTGATCCTACCAAAGCAGACTTCAGTGGAATTTCTG AGCAGGAGAAGCTGTTTGTTTCTGAAGCTATCCATGAAGCAAAAATAGAAGTAACAGAGGATGGCACCAAAGCAGCAGCTGCTACAG CTGTGGTTTTATTGAAAAGGTCTCGAGCCCTGGCTTTTAAGGCTGACAGGCCATTTTTCTTTCTCCTGAGGCAGACCACAG
- the serpine3 gene encoding probable serpin E3 isoform X2, producing the protein MCSLSILNLLLYLLFTVRRACPFQDTIRHLNTEFARNLYRKLTEGEEYRNIIISPAGVSIALELLQLGAKGNTFMQLENALGYTVHDAGVRRFLQSVYGDLANSTVGPAVRVACGLFVEASVQLSSPFSDDTAAWLNGSLHRVNLGNPNETAMLINKWVTTKSQGEIKDFMPQPMASASLTQIAVISTMYFKSTWENPFSTLQTRQLSFTRADGSVIKVPMMYQISAVNYGQVKTGSNQRLKVIELTYLEHAVSMLIVIPSERENPISSVESQITAHTLSAWTNSMRRMKMEVFLPKFKVQSKFNLKTVLTTLGITDIFDPTKADFSGISAVVLLKRSRALAFKADRPFFFLLRQTTGRILFMGRVMDPLE; encoded by the exons ATGTGTTCCCTCTCAATCCTCAACTTGTTACTGTACTTGCTGTTCACCGTGAGAAGGGCCTGTCCTTTTCAGGACACCATCAGGCATCTGAACACAGAGTTTGCTCGAAACCTTTACCGAAAATtgacagagggcgaggaatacCGCAACATCATCATATCCCCAGCAGGGGTCAGTATCGCACTAGAACTGCTACAGTTGGGAGCGAAAGGAAACACCTTCATGCAGTTGGAAAACGCATTGGGATACACTGTTCACG ACGCGGGGGTACGACGTTTCTTGCAGAGTGTGTACGGGGATCTGGCCAACTCCACTGTCGGCCCCGCGGTCCGAGTAGCCTGTGGCCTGTTTGTGGAGGCCAGCGTGCAGCTATCTTCACCTTTCTCGGACGACACAGCCGCCTGGCTAAACGGAAGCTTACACCGAGTGAATCTCGGCAATCCCAACGAAACGGCAATGCTGATCAACAAGTGGGTCACCACCAAGAGCCAAG GTGAAATTAAAGATTTCATGCCACAACCCATGGCAAGTGCATCACTTACACAGATTGCTGTTATTAGCACCATGTATTTTAAAAGCACATGGGAGAATCCATTTTCAACACTGCAGACCCGGCAGCTCTCATTCACCAGGGCAGATGGCTCTGTCATTAAAGTGCCCATGATGTATCAAATCTCAGCAGTAAACTATG GCCAAGTTAAGACTGGGAGTAATCAGAGGCTTAAAGTGATTGAACTCACCTACCTGGAACATGCAGTAAGCATGCTCATCGTCATTCCCAGTGAAAGAGAAAATCCCATCTCCTCTGTAGAGTCACAAATCACAGCTCACACactgtcagcatggacaaatagCATGAGAAGAATGAAAATGGAAGTTTTCTTACCCAA ATTTAAAGTTCAAAGTAAGTTCAACCTTAAGACGGTACTGACCACTCTGGGAATCACTGACATTTTTGATCCTACCAAAGCAGACTTCAGTGGAATTTCTG CTGTGGTTTTATTGAAAAGGTCTCGAGCCCTGGCTTTTAAGGCTGACAGGCCATTTTTCTTTCTCCTGAGGCAGACCACAG
- the serpine3 gene encoding probable serpin E3 isoform X1 — MCSLSILNLLLYLLFTVRRACPFQDTIRHLNTEFARNLYRKLTEGEEYRNIIISPAGVSIALELLQLGAKGNTFMQLENALGYTVHDAGVRRFLQSVYGDLANSTVGPAVRVACGLFVEASVQLSSPFSDDTAAWLNGSLHRVNLGNPNETAMLINKWVTTKSQGEIKDFMPQPMASASLTQIAVISTMYFKSTWENPFSTLQTRQLSFTRADGSVIKVPMMYQISAVNYGQVKTGSNQRLKVIELTYLEHAVSMLIVIPSERENPISSVESQITAHTLSAWTNSMRRMKMEVFLPKFKVQSKFNLKTVLTTLGITDIFDPTKADFSGISEQEKLFVSEAIHEAKIEVTEDGTKAAAATAVVLLKRSRALAFKADRPFFFLLRQTTGRILFMGRVMDPLE; from the exons ATGTGTTCCCTCTCAATCCTCAACTTGTTACTGTACTTGCTGTTCACCGTGAGAAGGGCCTGTCCTTTTCAGGACACCATCAGGCATCTGAACACAGAGTTTGCTCGAAACCTTTACCGAAAATtgacagagggcgaggaatacCGCAACATCATCATATCCCCAGCAGGGGTCAGTATCGCACTAGAACTGCTACAGTTGGGAGCGAAAGGAAACACCTTCATGCAGTTGGAAAACGCATTGGGATACACTGTTCACG ACGCGGGGGTACGACGTTTCTTGCAGAGTGTGTACGGGGATCTGGCCAACTCCACTGTCGGCCCCGCGGTCCGAGTAGCCTGTGGCCTGTTTGTGGAGGCCAGCGTGCAGCTATCTTCACCTTTCTCGGACGACACAGCCGCCTGGCTAAACGGAAGCTTACACCGAGTGAATCTCGGCAATCCCAACGAAACGGCAATGCTGATCAACAAGTGGGTCACCACCAAGAGCCAAG GTGAAATTAAAGATTTCATGCCACAACCCATGGCAAGTGCATCACTTACACAGATTGCTGTTATTAGCACCATGTATTTTAAAAGCACATGGGAGAATCCATTTTCAACACTGCAGACCCGGCAGCTCTCATTCACCAGGGCAGATGGCTCTGTCATTAAAGTGCCCATGATGTATCAAATCTCAGCAGTAAACTATG GCCAAGTTAAGACTGGGAGTAATCAGAGGCTTAAAGTGATTGAACTCACCTACCTGGAACATGCAGTAAGCATGCTCATCGTCATTCCCAGTGAAAGAGAAAATCCCATCTCCTCTGTAGAGTCACAAATCACAGCTCACACactgtcagcatggacaaatagCATGAGAAGAATGAAAATGGAAGTTTTCTTACCCAA ATTTAAAGTTCAAAGTAAGTTCAACCTTAAGACGGTACTGACCACTCTGGGAATCACTGACATTTTTGATCCTACCAAAGCAGACTTCAGTGGAATTTCTG AGCAGGAGAAGCTGTTTGTTTCTGAAGCTATCCATGAAGCAAAAATAGAAGTAACAGAGGATGGCACCAAAGCAGCAGCTGCTACAG CTGTGGTTTTATTGAAAAGGTCTCGAGCCCTGGCTTTTAAGGCTGACAGGCCATTTTTCTTTCTCCTGAGGCAGACCACAG
- the serpine3 gene encoding probable serpin E3 isoform X4: MQLENALGYTVHDAGVRRFLQSVYGDLANSTVGPAVRVACGLFVEASVQLSSPFSDDTAAWLNGSLHRVNLGNPNETAMLINKWVTTKSQGEIKDFMPQPMASASLTQIAVISTMYFKSTWENPFSTLQTRQLSFTRADGSVIKVPMMYQISAVNYGQVKTGSNQRLKVIELTYLEHAVSMLIVIPSERENPISSVESQITAHTLSAWTNSMRRMKMEVFLPKFKVQSKFNLKTVLTTLGITDIFDPTKADFSGISEQEKLFVSEAIHEAKIEVTEDGTKAAAATAVVLLKRSRALAFKADRPFFFLLRQTTGRILFMGRVMDPLE; the protein is encoded by the exons ATGCAGTTGGAAAACGCATTGGGATACACTGTTCACG ACGCGGGGGTACGACGTTTCTTGCAGAGTGTGTACGGGGATCTGGCCAACTCCACTGTCGGCCCCGCGGTCCGAGTAGCCTGTGGCCTGTTTGTGGAGGCCAGCGTGCAGCTATCTTCACCTTTCTCGGACGACACAGCCGCCTGGCTAAACGGAAGCTTACACCGAGTGAATCTCGGCAATCCCAACGAAACGGCAATGCTGATCAACAAGTGGGTCACCACCAAGAGCCAAG GTGAAATTAAAGATTTCATGCCACAACCCATGGCAAGTGCATCACTTACACAGATTGCTGTTATTAGCACCATGTATTTTAAAAGCACATGGGAGAATCCATTTTCAACACTGCAGACCCGGCAGCTCTCATTCACCAGGGCAGATGGCTCTGTCATTAAAGTGCCCATGATGTATCAAATCTCAGCAGTAAACTATG GCCAAGTTAAGACTGGGAGTAATCAGAGGCTTAAAGTGATTGAACTCACCTACCTGGAACATGCAGTAAGCATGCTCATCGTCATTCCCAGTGAAAGAGAAAATCCCATCTCCTCTGTAGAGTCACAAATCACAGCTCACACactgtcagcatggacaaatagCATGAGAAGAATGAAAATGGAAGTTTTCTTACCCAA ATTTAAAGTTCAAAGTAAGTTCAACCTTAAGACGGTACTGACCACTCTGGGAATCACTGACATTTTTGATCCTACCAAAGCAGACTTCAGTGGAATTTCTG AGCAGGAGAAGCTGTTTGTTTCTGAAGCTATCCATGAAGCAAAAATAGAAGTAACAGAGGATGGCACCAAAGCAGCAGCTGCTACAG CTGTGGTTTTATTGAAAAGGTCTCGAGCCCTGGCTTTTAAGGCTGACAGGCCATTTTTCTTTCTCCTGAGGCAGACCACAG